From the Clostridiales bacterium FE2011 genome, one window contains:
- a CDS encoding ATP-binding protein, producing MREDLLTELENEYAQLRADNERTEEMRKEKIRMEQPRIYELTKERENIVFGTLRNIVNGTAPKADDLPERMEKLNEQIRTLLTENGYPADYLAPVYHCPICKDTGRTGDTIKEPCECLKKAYQQKLRKKIGLSGTHAETFETFDASVFPDEKIPGLDFTQREMMQLYKTVCEKWANEYPEAEYRDLLLTGSTGLGKTFLLRAMAERLIERDINVLIISAYKMLEILRKHYFENDDSADELLDAQVLMIDDLGSEPLMQNVTVEQLFNLLNERQNRNLSTVISTNLEMAKFRERYTERIASRLRDSRSCKVISLLGKDIRTGGNLKA from the coding sequence GCGGAAAGAAAAGATCCGCATGGAACAGCCGCGCATATATGAACTGACCAAAGAGCGGGAAAACATTGTTTTCGGCACGCTTCGGAATATTGTAAACGGAACTGCTCCTAAAGCAGACGATCTTCCGGAACGGATGGAGAAGCTGAATGAGCAGATCCGGACGCTGCTGACTGAAAACGGATATCCTGCCGATTACCTTGCGCCGGTATACCACTGCCCGATCTGTAAAGATACCGGCAGGACCGGCGATACAATCAAAGAACCCTGTGAATGCCTGAAGAAAGCATACCAGCAGAAGCTGCGGAAAAAGATCGGCCTGAGCGGCACGCACGCCGAGACATTCGAAACCTTTGACGCCTCCGTTTTCCCGGATGAAAAGATCCCGGGACTGGACTTCACCCAGCGGGAAATGATGCAGTTGTACAAGACAGTCTGCGAAAAATGGGCGAATGAATATCCTGAAGCAGAATACCGTGACCTGCTGCTGACCGGCAGCACGGGACTGGGGAAAACCTTCCTTCTGCGGGCTATGGCAGAGCGGCTGATTGAACGGGATATCAATGTACTGATTATCAGCGCCTATAAAATGCTGGAGATTCTCCGCAAGCACTATTTCGAGAACGACGACAGCGCGGACGAACTGCTGGACGCGCAGGTGCTGATGATTGATGACCTGGGCAGTGAACCGCTGATGCAGAACGTGACCGTGGAACAGCTGTTCAACCTGCTGAACGAGCGGCAGAACAGGAACCTGTCCACCGTTATTTCCACCAACCTGGAAATGGCCAAATTCCGCGAAAGGTATACAGAGCGCATTGCTTCCAGACTGCGGGACAGCCGCAGCTGCAAAGTGATCAGCCTACTGGGTAAGGACATCCGTACCGGAGGGAACCTGAAAGCATGA
- a CDS encoding ArsC family transcriptional regulator, whose protein sequence is MNIQIYCGKKNFDAQKAERYFKERRIPFQALDLKKHKLGEREIRMMISAIGIEKLIDRDDKKVKEHPACYYDREDLLIPAIQENPWLIRVPIVRNGNKMTIGYQPDIWAQWE, encoded by the coding sequence ATGAACATCCAGATTTACTGCGGAAAGAAGAACTTTGACGCCCAGAAAGCGGAACGGTATTTCAAGGAAAGACGGATTCCGTTCCAGGCGCTGGACCTGAAAAAGCACAAGCTGGGTGAGCGGGAAATCCGTATGATGATCTCCGCCATCGGCATTGAAAAGCTGATAGACAGGGACGACAAAAAGGTAAAAGAACATCCCGCCTGCTACTATGACCGGGAGGACCTGCTTATCCCCGCAATCCAGGAGAATCCCTGGCTGATCCGGGTACCCATTGTACGGAACGGCAACAAGATGACGATCGGATACCAGCCGGATATCTGGGCACAATGGGAATAA
- a CDS encoding anaerobic ribonucleoside-triphosphate reductase activating protein: MKIHGLQKMTLLDYPGRVACTVFFGGCEMRCPFCHNAELLDGSAPSVMTDEELIAFLEKRKGLLDGVAFTGGEPLLQKDLPDLARRIRDLGYDVKLDTNGMHPDRLEKMLQEGAVQYVAMDIKNDPERYAMTAGLAELDLTPIKESISLLMNSGKEYEFRTTVVAELHDDDSFKGIGQWIKGAKRYYLQKFTDRDTVPFEGLHAPTKEQMEHWADIVRPCIPTVELRGVD, encoded by the coding sequence ATGAAGATTCATGGACTTCAGAAAATGACGCTGCTGGATTATCCCGGCAGGGTTGCATGTACTGTATTTTTCGGGGGCTGCGAAATGCGCTGCCCTTTTTGCCATAATGCGGAACTTCTGGACGGCAGCGCTCCGTCCGTGATGACGGACGAGGAGCTGATTGCCTTCCTGGAAAAGCGGAAGGGGCTGCTGGACGGCGTTGCCTTTACCGGAGGTGAACCGCTGCTGCAGAAAGACCTGCCGGACCTGGCCAGGAGGATCCGGGATCTTGGATATGACGTGAAGCTGGACACCAACGGCATGCATCCTGACCGGCTTGAAAAGATGCTGCAGGAAGGCGCAGTACAATACGTGGCGATGGACATCAAGAACGATCCGGAACGCTACGCCATGACCGCCGGACTGGCAGAGCTGGATCTTACTCCCATAAAGGAAAGTATCTCCCTGCTGATGAACAGCGGAAAAGAATATGAATTCCGGACCACAGTGGTTGCTGAACTGCATGACGACGACAGCTTCAAAGGCATCGGACAATGGATTAAAGGCGCGAAACGCTATTATCTCCAGAAGTTCACCGACCGGGACACCGTGCCCTTTGAAGGACTGCACGCACCGACAAAGGAACAGATGGAACACTGGGCTGATATTGTAAGACCCTGCATTCCCACAGTTGAACTGCGGGGTGTGGATTAA
- the nagA gene encoding N-acetylglucosamine-6-phosphate deacetylase, translating into MLIENGIVFTGKDFEEGLSIRLMNGIVQEVGEGLRAEAGEKVIDLEGDYLLPGFVDVHIHAFRGSDTMRGETDIRRMSRELAGAGTGAFCPTTMSASIEDTAKAIADARKVTEQPERNGARVLGVHMEAPFLSEKHAGAQKQEYFCDPDWEKLLNMAEDPSLVRLITMAPEREGSEAFIRRATAAGIHVSIGHTHATAEQVHQAADWGADHITHTFNAQTPLHHREPGVPGASMTDDRLYCEMICDGKHLHDDIVRLIIVCKGADKAVAITDAMEAAGMPDGEYSLGGQPVFVKDGAARLENGTLAGSVLTMNEALHNLIHRYGADPVSACKMCTSTPAQSIGESVAGHMVPGSPAILTRWSRKWEMKSVITDTAESCQADR; encoded by the coding sequence ATGCTTATTGAAAACGGCATTGTCTTTACAGGAAAAGACTTTGAAGAAGGACTCAGCATCCGGCTGATGAACGGCATTGTGCAGGAAGTCGGAGAGGGACTGCGGGCGGAAGCCGGGGAGAAAGTGATTGACCTGGAAGGGGATTACCTGCTGCCCGGATTTGTGGACGTCCATATTCACGCCTTCCGGGGCAGCGATACCATGCGGGGCGAGACAGACATCCGGCGGATGAGCCGGGAACTGGCCGGAGCCGGCACAGGCGCGTTCTGCCCGACAACCATGAGTGCTTCCATTGAAGATACCGCGAAGGCGATCGCGGACGCCCGAAAGGTTACTGAACAGCCGGAAAGAAACGGGGCCAGGGTGCTTGGCGTTCACATGGAAGCACCCTTCCTGAGCGAAAAGCACGCCGGCGCACAGAAGCAGGAATACTTCTGCGACCCGGACTGGGAGAAACTGCTGAATATGGCTGAAGACCCCTCCCTGGTACGGCTGATCACAATGGCGCCGGAGCGCGAGGGCAGCGAAGCATTTATCCGCAGGGCGACAGCCGCGGGCATTCATGTTTCCATCGGCCATACGCACGCAACCGCGGAACAGGTTCACCAGGCCGCAGACTGGGGTGCTGATCATATTACCCATACATTTAACGCCCAGACACCGCTGCATCACCGCGAACCGGGTGTTCCCGGCGCATCCATGACAGACGACCGATTATACTGCGAAATGATCTGCGACGGCAAGCACCTGCATGACGATATCGTCCGGCTGATCATCGTCTGCAAGGGCGCCGACAAGGCTGTGGCCATTACGGACGCCATGGAAGCGGCCGGAATGCCGGACGGCGAATACAGCCTGGGCGGACAGCCCGTATTTGTGAAAGACGGCGCAGCACGGCTGGAGAACGGAACGCTGGCAGGCTCCGTGCTGACGATGAATGAAGCGCTGCACAACCTGATCCACCGTTACGGAGCGGATCCCGTTTCCGCCTGCAAAATGTGCACTTCCACACCGGCACAGTCCATCGGGGAAAGCGTCGCAGGACATATGGTGCCCGGAAGCCCCGCCATCCTGACCAGGTGGTCCAGGAAATGGGAAATGAAGAGCGTTATTACCGATACGGCGGAAAGTTGCCAAGCTGACAGGTGA
- a CDS encoding YicC family protein, translating to MHSMTGCGSGKVQQDGWEVTIDLKTVNHRFLDIGMRLPRNLNFLEQTIRDCIGKRILRGHVDVFLTVKRTDSSATTVECDPELAGRYLEAAKLLAGQTGIENDMTISRLMKMEGVLTLNEQEMDEDTVSRICAEAADIAAEQLVQMRAREGEHLKEDLKAHLDAAEKLRNAILERAPMVVTEYREKLENRLKSLLTEAIEPQRIAQEVAIMADRCAIDEELARLDSHIRQMRKYLESSGETGKKMDFLIQEMNRETNTIGSKASDTVIAQHVVDLKSEIEKLREQIQNVE from the coding sequence ATGCACAGTATGACCGGATGCGGGAGCGGAAAGGTTCAGCAGGACGGATGGGAAGTAACCATTGACCTCAAAACCGTAAACCACCGTTTCCTGGATATCGGTATGAGACTGCCGCGGAACCTGAACTTCCTGGAACAGACGATCCGGGACTGCATCGGGAAACGCATCCTGCGCGGACATGTGGACGTATTTCTGACGGTGAAACGGACAGATTCCTCCGCAACAACGGTTGAGTGTGATCCGGAACTGGCAGGACGTTACCTGGAAGCAGCGAAGCTGCTGGCCGGGCAGACAGGCATTGAGAACGACATGACCATCAGCCGGCTCATGAAAATGGAAGGCGTACTGACACTGAATGAGCAGGAAATGGATGAAGATACGGTGAGCCGGATCTGCGCGGAAGCCGCCGATATTGCAGCCGAACAGCTGGTACAGATGCGGGCGCGGGAAGGTGAGCACCTGAAGGAAGACCTGAAGGCTCACCTGGACGCCGCCGAAAAACTCCGGAATGCCATCCTGGAGCGCGCTCCGATGGTTGTTACCGAATACCGGGAGAAACTTGAAAACCGGCTGAAAAGCCTGCTGACCGAGGCCATTGAGCCACAGCGAATCGCCCAGGAAGTTGCCATTATGGCTGACCGGTGCGCGATCGACGAAGAGCTTGCCAGGCTGGACAGCCATATCCGTCAGATGCGGAAATATCTGGAAAGCAGCGGTGAAACAGGAAAGAAAATGGATTTCCTGATCCAGGAAATGAACCGCGAAACCAATACCATCGGCTCCAAAGCCTCCGACACGGTCATCGCTCAGCATGTGGTTGACCTGAAGAGCGAGATTGAGAAGCTGAGGGAACAGATACAGAACGTGGAGTGA
- a CDS encoding DUF370 domain-containing protein: MKLVNIGYGNMLATERLVAVVSPEAAPIRRMIQDARDSGRVIDATCGHKTRAVIVTDSEHVVLSPLMPETVAARIDERKGMEEDA; this comes from the coding sequence ATGAAACTGGTGAACATCGGATATGGAAACATGCTGGCGACAGAACGCCTGGTAGCTGTAGTGTCCCCGGAGGCGGCACCGATCCGCCGGATGATCCAGGACGCAAGGGACAGCGGCAGGGTTATAGACGCCACATGCGGACACAAGACCAGAGCTGTTATTGTTACAGATTCAGAACATGTTGTTCTTTCACCGCTGATGCCGGAAACGGTAGCAGCCCGCATTGATGAACGCAAAGGGATGGAGGAAGACGCATGA
- the gmk gene encoding guanylate kinase, whose product MKETRKGMLLVISGPSGAGKGTLVAKLLEKDPSFCFSVSVTTRGRRENEIEDVHYHFISDEEYDKLLAEDAFIEHASVHGHRYGTLKSEVYDRMEKGQNVLLDIDPQGAREVMSKEKDCVSVFILPPSYHDLRVRLHTRNTENEEEIQRRLNNARGEIRQADRYRYLIVNDNLELAFEQLAAIVRAEKQNTVRYFPEIEE is encoded by the coding sequence ATGAAAGAAACAAGGAAAGGCATGCTGCTGGTGATTTCCGGTCCTTCCGGAGCCGGTAAAGGGACACTGGTGGCCAAACTGCTCGAAAAAGATCCCTCATTCTGTTTTTCCGTGAGCGTCACCACAAGGGGACGACGGGAAAATGAGATTGAAGATGTTCATTACCACTTTATTTCTGACGAGGAATATGATAAACTGCTTGCCGAGGACGCGTTTATCGAACACGCAAGCGTCCATGGTCACCGGTACGGCACGCTGAAAAGCGAGGTCTATGACCGGATGGAAAAAGGACAGAACGTGCTGCTGGATATTGATCCGCAAGGCGCACGGGAAGTCATGAGCAAGGAAAAGGACTGCGTCAGCGTGTTCATTCTTCCGCCGAGCTATCATGACCTGAGGGTGCGGCTCCATACCCGCAACACAGAGAATGAAGAGGAGATCCAGCGGAGACTGAACAACGCCAGAGGAGAAATCCGCCAGGCAGACCGCTACCGTTACCTCATTGTGAACGACAACCTGGAGCTGGCTTTTGAACAGCTGGCAGCTATTGTCCGGGCTGAGAAACAGAACACAGTGCGGTATTTCCCAGAGATTGAGGAATAA
- the rpoZ gene encoding DNA-directed RNA polymerase subunit omega, with protein sequence MSIVDPSVLELLNHAESRYTLVVEASKRGREIVNGALPMIDAEGMKPLKIAVEEINRGLLTYDNPTEQEEQN encoded by the coding sequence ATGTCTATTGTTGATCCGAGCGTACTTGAACTGCTGAACCACGCAGAAAGCCGTTACACCCTGGTTGTTGAAGCCAGCAAGCGCGGCCGCGAGATCGTGAACGGCGCACTGCCGATGATCGATGCGGAAGGCATGAAACCGCTGAAAATCGCTGTTGAAGAGATTAACCGCGGACTGCTGACCTACGACAACCCGACGGAGCAGGAGGAGCAGAACTGA
- the coaBC gene encoding bifunctional phosphopantothenoylcysteine decarboxylase/phosphopantothenate--cysteine ligase CoaBC yields the protein MDLTGREIVLGVTGGIAAYKSAEVVSRLRHMGANVHVIMTKNATEFVSPLTFQTLSANQVVTDTFQAPEYWNVEHVALAKRAEIFVIAPATANIMAKMACGIADDMLSTTVLATKAPVLVAPAMNTGMWTAAATQANLKTLQERGIQFVGPDSGILACGDEGAGRMSEPETIVAAICDRLNARSDLAGKKVLVTAGATRERLDPVRYMTNDSSGKMGFAIAEAARVRGAEVTAVYGNVTAQVPAGIRRIQIESAQELYDVMMREAPEQDIIIQAAAVCDYRFEKTATSKIKKAEGEALTLTLTENPDVAKAVGAIKKKGQTLVGFAAETDNVKKNAVDKLKKKNLDMIVANDVTKPGAGFNVDTNIAAIITKDGIEDLPLQSKRELADKILDKIIEVRK from the coding sequence ATGGATCTGACCGGCAGGGAGATCGTGCTGGGAGTGACGGGAGGCATCGCCGCGTATAAAAGCGCAGAGGTTGTCTCCCGTTTGCGTCATATGGGTGCGAATGTACATGTAATCATGACAAAGAACGCGACGGAATTTGTTTCGCCGCTTACTTTTCAGACGCTTTCTGCCAACCAGGTTGTCACAGATACCTTCCAGGCACCTGAATACTGGAATGTTGAACATGTGGCCCTGGCCAAACGGGCAGAGATCTTTGTGATCGCCCCAGCAACGGCAAACATCATGGCCAAGATGGCCTGCGGAATAGCGGACGATATGCTTTCCACCACGGTGCTTGCCACTAAGGCACCGGTGCTTGTTGCACCCGCAATGAACACAGGTATGTGGACAGCTGCCGCCACACAGGCGAACCTGAAAACACTGCAGGAACGGGGAATACAGTTTGTCGGTCCTGACAGCGGCATCCTGGCCTGCGGTGACGAAGGCGCAGGACGAATGAGTGAGCCGGAAACGATCGTTGCAGCGATCTGCGACAGGCTGAATGCGCGCAGCGACCTGGCCGGGAAGAAAGTCCTGGTAACCGCGGGCGCCACCCGGGAAAGACTGGATCCGGTGCGCTACATGACCAATGATTCCAGCGGAAAAATGGGCTTCGCCATCGCGGAAGCCGCCAGGGTACGGGGAGCAGAAGTGACCGCGGTATACGGAAACGTCACCGCCCAGGTGCCGGCAGGCATCCGCCGTATTCAGATTGAATCCGCCCAGGAACTGTATGACGTGATGATGCGCGAAGCACCGGAACAGGATATCATTATCCAGGCGGCTGCGGTATGCGACTACCGGTTTGAAAAAACCGCGACGAGCAAGATCAAGAAGGCTGAGGGCGAGGCACTAACGCTGACGCTGACTGAGAATCCCGACGTGGCAAAGGCTGTCGGCGCGATCAAAAAGAAAGGCCAGACACTGGTCGGGTTCGCCGCGGAAACAGACAATGTGAAGAAGAACGCGGTGGATAAACTGAAGAAAAAGAACCTGGACATGATCGTGGCAAATGACGTGACGAAACCTGGAGCAGGATTTAATGTGGACACGAATATTGCGGCGATCATAACGAAAGATGGCATTGAAGATTTACCGTTGCAGAGTAAAAGGGAACTAGCTGATAAGATCCTGGATAAAATAATTGAGGTGAGGAAATAA
- the rsfS gene encoding ribosome silencing factor gives MQDQETVLRIARLLYDRKSQDIVALNVSRLTVLCDHMVIASGRTASQVSALADSVDELMAKEGIDLRRSEGRREGRWIILDYGHIIVHLFHRDDRAFYGLDRLWNDGTNSLELPFDQTVKD, from the coding sequence ATGCAGGATCAGGAAACCGTACTCCGTATTGCCCGTCTGCTCTATGACCGTAAGTCCCAGGATATTGTCGCCCTGAATGTTTCCCGCCTCACCGTGCTTTGCGATCATATGGTGATCGCTTCCGGTCGTACCGCCAGCCAGGTTTCTGCCCTTGCGGATTCCGTGGATGAACTCATGGCAAAGGAAGGCATTGATCTCAGGCGTTCTGAGGGCCGTCGTGAGGGCCGCTGGATCATCCTGGATTATGGTCATATTATCGTACATCTCTTCCACCGCGATGACCGCGCTTTCTATGGTCTTGATCGTCTCTGGAATGACGGCACCAACTCCCTTGAATTGCCCTTCGACCAAACAGTCAAGGATTAA
- the yqeK gene encoding bis(5'-nucleosyl)-tetraphosphatase (symmetrical) YqeK: protein MAKKERIGILGGSFDPVHRGHIAAALSVLDAAYVDRLLVVPCGTPGHKSCIAPAEDRWKMLVAACSKDKRLVPSRLEMDRPGTTYAVDTLKTVRKEYPDADLFYVIGSDTLMTLHHWVNIEEVFRLCSFLVIPREKDVKASCREEIDRLKAMGGRVRFLPFSPVEVSSSCIRSALSTGMDSADLNPAVQEYCQCKGLYGCPGRLDKIDFWMDNLFSALKPKRFAHSLSVARTSARLAARYGENPLKAEQAGLLHDCAKCLPLKDMQRIAKENHLTDDPGVLSSDALLHSLAGACLAEQLYGMTDPEVLEAIRFHNTGYPGMSRLAMCVCLADFMEPLRDPFPLLDEVRTLSETSLEKALLLSLEGTVEHVLSRGWYLYPRTVDTISWLRTLPAVKD from the coding sequence TTGGCAAAAAAAGAGCGTATCGGCATTCTGGGCGGCAGTTTTGATCCGGTTCACCGTGGTCATATTGCGGCAGCGCTCAGTGTGCTTGATGCTGCATATGTGGATCGCCTGCTGGTTGTTCCCTGTGGCACTCCCGGCCATAAATCCTGTATTGCCCCGGCGGAAGACCGGTGGAAAATGCTGGTCGCCGCCTGTTCAAAGGATAAGCGCCTGGTTCCTTCCCGTCTGGAGATGGACCGTCCCGGCACTACTTATGCCGTTGACACCCTGAAGACTGTGCGGAAGGAGTATCCCGACGCGGATCTGTTCTATGTCATTGGTTCTGATACGCTGATGACCCTTCATCATTGGGTTAATATAGAGGAAGTTTTCAGGCTTTGTTCTTTTCTGGTCATTCCCAGGGAAAAAGATGTGAAAGCTTCCTGCCGGGAGGAAATCGACCGGCTGAAAGCCATGGGCGGACGCGTTCGCTTTCTTCCTTTCAGTCCTGTGGAGGTTTCTTCTTCCTGTATCCGTTCGGCACTCTCTACCGGTATGGATTCAGCGGATCTGAACCCAGCTGTGCAGGAGTATTGTCAGTGTAAGGGGCTCTATGGCTGTCCCGGAAGGCTTGACAAGATCGATTTCTGGATGGACAATCTTTTCTCAGCGCTGAAGCCGAAGCGTTTTGCCCATTCCCTGAGCGTAGCCCGGACTTCCGCCCGTCTTGCCGCCCGATATGGTGAAAACCCGCTGAAGGCTGAGCAGGCCGGTCTGCTGCACGACTGCGCCAAATGTCTTCCTTTAAAGGATATGCAGCGTATCGCCAAAGAGAATCATCTCACAGATGATCCCGGAGTCCTTTCCAGTGATGCGCTGCTCCATTCCCTGGCTGGTGCCTGCCTGGCAGAACAGCTCTATGGCATGACCGATCCGGAAGTGCTCGAGGCCATCCGCTTCCATAATACCGGTTATCCCGGTATGTCCCGCCTCGCCATGTGCGTCTGTCTGGCTGACTTCATGGAACCGCTTCGCGATCCTTTCCCTCTGCTGGATGAGGTTCGTACCCTCTCAGAGACTTCGCTGGAAAAAGCGCTTTTGCTCTCTCTTGAGGGCACCGTGGAGCATGTCCTTTCCCGTGGCTGGTACCTTTATCCGCGTACTGTCGATACCATAAGCTGGCTTCGTACGCTTCCGGCTGTAAAGGATTGA
- the rpsT gene encoding 30S ribosomal protein S20 codes for MPNIQSAKKRVKVSEKKNLRNRIVKSEMRTSIRKFDAAVAADAQNANEQLSATSAVIDKAASKGVIHKNAANRKKARLAKQLTKAAN; via the coding sequence TTGCCGAATATCCAGTCCGCAAAGAAGCGCGTTAAGGTCAGCGAGAAGAAGAATCTTCGCAACCGCATCGTAAAGAGCGAGATGCGTACTTCCATCCGGAAGTTTGACGCCGCTGTTGCCGCTGACGCGCAGAACGCCAATGAGCAGCTGTCCGCGACTTCCGCAGTGATCGATAAGGCCGCGTCCAAGGGCGTTATTCATAAGAATGCCGCCAATCGGAAAAAGGCCCGTCTGGCCAAGCAGTTGACCAAGGCCGCCAACTAA
- a CDS encoding SH3 domain-containing protein, which translates to MMKRKHSAIILMVLILAAVSVLPVSGAMADTGTVKGGWLILRAEPSFTGAIRASYPSGTVVTITGQVGSWYAVTAPDGLSGYMLGDYLQVGGTSSPATGTFIDSTAYVTSANGLNVRMRSGPGKGYSVIASYVPGTKCTIISPGNNWCRIQVGTLTGYMMTQFLTGTAVTPAITPVPVNPVPSGSEYTVYVTSRNGNGVNLRSGPSKSYTSIGFYSVGTQATMITKGSTWSYIRVGNRYGYMMTEFLTESQNVTPVPSYTGAYVVSANGRNVNLRSAPSTQSTIIRSYKPGTPLTIITRGVDWCFVLIDGNYGYMMKQFIYDGYTPATMTDLYPYGGIL; encoded by the coding sequence ATGATGAAACGTAAACACAGCGCAATTATCCTGATGGTGCTGATCCTGGCAGCCGTTTCCGTACTGCCGGTGAGCGGCGCAATGGCGGATACCGGTACGGTCAAGGGCGGATGGCTGATCCTCCGCGCTGAACCGTCCTTTACGGGCGCGATCAGGGCCAGCTATCCCAGCGGCACCGTGGTGACCATTACCGGACAGGTCGGATCCTGGTACGCGGTTACCGCACCGGACGGACTGAGCGGATATATGCTCGGAGATTACCTCCAGGTTGGCGGCACCAGCAGCCCCGCAACCGGAACCTTTATTGATTCCACTGCATACGTGACCAGCGCAAACGGACTGAACGTCCGGATGAGAAGCGGCCCCGGAAAGGGATATTCCGTGATCGCTTCCTATGTACCCGGCACCAAGTGCACCATTATTTCCCCCGGCAACAACTGGTGCAGAATCCAGGTGGGCACGCTGACCGGCTATATGATGACCCAGTTCCTGACCGGCACAGCCGTCACCCCTGCCATCACCCCGGTTCCGGTCAATCCCGTACCCTCCGGAAGTGAGTACACGGTTTACGTGACCAGCCGGAACGGCAACGGCGTGAACCTGCGGTCCGGTCCGTCCAAGTCCTATACCAGTATCGGATTCTACAGCGTGGGTACCCAGGCGACCATGATTACCAAGGGCAGTACCTGGAGCTATATCCGCGTGGGCAACCGGTACGGCTATATGATGACCGAATTCCTGACGGAAAGCCAGAACGTGACTCCCGTGCCTTCCTATACAGGAGCGTATGTGGTGAGCGCGAACGGCAGGAACGTGAACCTGCGGTCCGCTCCGTCCACACAGAGCACGATCATCCGCTCCTATAAGCCCGGCACTCCGCTGACGATCATTACCCGGGGCGTGGACTGGTGCTTCGTGCTGATTGACGGCAACTACGGATACATGATGAAGCAGTTCATCTACGACGGCTATACACCGGCTACAATGACCGACCTGTATCCTTACGGCGGGATCCTGTGA
- a CDS encoding BMP family ABC transporter substrate-binding protein — translation MKKLFALLLAAVMMMSMVSFASAESESSMRVAMITDYGDITDQSFNQTTYEACKQFCETAGLDFQYYKPASDSDEDRISSIEKAIDDGFTVIVMPGYAFGPAIQKVAPEYSDITFIALDVGEGDIGDLAADVPANLYCAVYQEELCGYMAGYAAVKLGYKKLGFLGGMAVPAVVRYGYGFVQGADAAAVELGAEDVEIKYVYGNQFYGDADITAYMDTWYANGTEIVFACGGGIFTSAGEAAQKVGGKVIGVDVDQKGTIDSMYGDGITVTSAMKGLAATVYTELASILNGEFAGGKIENLGLVSDTPEDNFVQIAPSTQFADGFTAEDYAALVAKMNAGEITVSNSIEAEPTTTIKVEYLGNIK, via the coding sequence ATGAAAAAGCTTTTTGCTCTGCTGCTTGCCGCAGTAATGATGATGAGCATGGTGTCCTTTGCTTCCGCTGAAAGCGAAAGCAGCATGCGTGTCGCCATGATTACCGACTACGGTGACATTACCGACCAGTCCTTCAACCAGACCACCTATGAAGCCTGCAAGCAGTTCTGCGAAACTGCCGGCCTCGACTTCCAGTATTACAAGCCCGCTTCCGACTCCGATGAAGACCGTATCTCCTCCATTGAGAAGGCGATCGACGACGGCTTCACCGTGATCGTGATGCCCGGTTACGCTTTCGGACCCGCCATCCAGAAAGTGGCTCCCGAATACAGCGACATCACCTTTATCGCCCTGGACGTTGGTGAAGGCGACATCGGCGATCTGGCCGCTGACGTTCCTGCCAACCTGTACTGCGCTGTGTACCAGGAAGAGCTGTGCGGCTACATGGCCGGTTACGCTGCTGTGAAGCTGGGCTACAAGAAGCTGGGCTTCCTGGGCGGCATGGCGGTTCCCGCTGTTGTCCGTTACGGCTACGGTTTCGTGCAGGGCGCTGACGCCGCTGCTGTTGAACTGGGCGCTGAAGACGTTGAAATCAAGTATGTGTATGGCAACCAGTTCTATGGCGACGCCGACATCACCGCTTACATGGATACCTGGTATGCCAACGGCACTGAAATCGTGTTCGCCTGCGGCGGCGGTATCTTCACCTCTGCCGGTGAAGCTGCCCAGAAGGTTGGCGGCAAGGTCATCGGCGTTGACGTTGACCAGAAGGGCACCATCGACAGCATGTACGGCGACGGCATCACCGTGACTTCCGCCATGAAGGGCCTGGCTGCCACCGTTTACACCGAGCTGGCTTCCATCCTGAACGGCGAATTCGCCGGCGGCAAGATCGAGAACCTGGGCCTGGTTTCCGACACTCCCGAAGATAACTTCGTGCAGATCGCTCCTTCCACCCAGTTTGCGGATGGCTTCACTGCTGAAGACTACGCCGCCCTGGTCGCGAAGATGAACGCCGGAGAGATCACCGTGTCCAACTCCATCGAAGCCGAACCCACCACCACGATCAAAGTTGAATACCTGGGCAACATCAAGTAA